From Stenotrophomonas nitritireducens, the proteins below share one genomic window:
- a CDS encoding alpha-2-macroglobulin family protein: protein MLKRMRWAAVAMVALALVAGCGRNESGQLPGATGEAIQTKQEEVKGFAMLRAYPDQKSGDGLALAVEFSRPLVGTQDFDKLLRFEEKVGNEDSSWSLSDDGKTLRYPYVEAAKEYTLIISADLLAADGNRLGTEVKQKVFTGELDPAVGFASQGSVLPAKDSRGLPVVSVNVPEVDVEFLRVREKDLPNFFSQYQRGGRRGSWELDSEYSDRTPLSQLAEPVYVNRFVLGGKQNERVLTYLPIQEVKELQQPGLYFAVMKRTGSFDNEFDTAFFTVSDIGLHTRAYKDKLFVHTASLADGAPAKKVELKVIDGKGEVILKGQTDGNGNALLNYTLDAAHVLVASSGSDTTMLPFNQPALDLSEFAVAGRQNANFDVFAWSGRDLYRPGETVRISALLRDNDGKTLAGPATGGQPVFLRLKQPDGKTFRETRLQPGEQGYFSFEQTIPAEAPTGRWTVEFRTDPASKEAVQGMTLRIEEFLPERMKLDLDSAQKTLKPGEPLKLQADAAYLYGAPADGNRFTARLAVAVEQHPVESMPGWFFGDPTVQLPREANDVIDTTLPKDGKLREDVALPAEAGKATTVAALLSGSVYETGGRTVTRTMKRVMWPAPALVAVRPLFNDADGADANANARFELMRVDADGKPQPAKGLKITLVRELRDYHWTYTDNRWDYDFTRRFENKETRTVDAGATSVRFDFPVEWGEYRVDVFDPATGLTMRYPFRAGWSWNDDNRGLDARPDKVKLSLDKTAYREGDTLKVTLTPPHAGRGVLMVESDHMLYVQDIDAKPGSTFEIPVTKDWERHDVYITALVFRGGSAPSKITPARAVGVVHVPMDRRDRRVAVGLIAPKQMRPEQPMTVTVSAPELAGKPAHVTVSAVDVGILNITRFPVPDAPAHFFAQRRLGVDAYDIYGRVIESFEGNSGKLKFGGDMALAALPQAKRPTARVQTVDLFSGPVALDAKGNARVQLQVPDFNGTLRVSAMVYSADRYGNRDVETLVRAPILAEASMPRVMAPGDRSTITLDVQNFTGKPGEFNVRVDGEGPLGIAESTRTVQLAGDAKSTLSFPLTAQEGYSVAKVRVRVDGNGFKVDRRYDLPVRAAWPSVLRSQTRTLDPLAPVTLDSSFANGLMGGSVNARMLVSALPPIPFASALQGALNYPYGCAEQTTSKGYAALMLDEATSAMLGADGLDAKTRRERMEGAFGRLASMQVANGNFSMWGDDDYINPALTPYIAEFLLDAKDAGFAVPENVLQKALNRISEDLLSGGNQFYGSDRRDGLKFANQAYSGYVLARVNRAPLGTLRTLWDNERSKAVTGLSLVHLGAALAIQGDSKRGQAAIAAGFAKSSADRPEYFGDYGTRLRDEALMIALLHERGLSKPEYDARVIDLGRTLDVRRGSGLMWLSTQEQVALARLGKALMANQKKLVSGELAVGDKVENIDARKAFGRVFDMAQLAQGVRFSPQGEAPMFASLDVAGIPRQAPAPDNSVIGIERSWFGTDGKPWTPRPLKEGEALIVRLSVTANSNMPDALLTDLLPAGLEIENFNLGDAKQWADVVVGEVKVSDRSSAADVKHEEFRDDRYVAALKLSRGSTAHVFYLVRAVTPGTYMVPPPLAEDMYRPDMRGVGRSNPSTITVVQP, encoded by the coding sequence ATGTTGAAGCGTATGCGGTGGGCAGCGGTCGCCATGGTGGCGCTGGCCTTGGTTGCAGGATGCGGCAGGAACGAAAGCGGGCAGTTGCCCGGGGCCACCGGCGAGGCGATTCAGACCAAGCAGGAAGAGGTCAAGGGCTTCGCCATGCTGCGCGCCTACCCGGACCAGAAGAGCGGCGACGGTCTCGCGCTGGCGGTGGAGTTCTCGCGCCCGCTGGTCGGCACCCAGGATTTCGACAAGCTGCTGCGCTTCGAGGAAAAGGTCGGCAACGAGGACAGCAGCTGGTCGCTTTCCGACGACGGCAAGACCCTGCGCTATCCCTATGTGGAGGCGGCCAAGGAATACACCCTGATCATCTCGGCCGATCTGCTGGCTGCCGATGGCAACCGGCTGGGTACCGAGGTCAAGCAGAAGGTTTTCACCGGCGAGCTTGACCCGGCGGTGGGCTTCGCCTCGCAGGGCAGCGTGCTGCCAGCCAAGGACAGCCGTGGCCTGCCGGTGGTGTCGGTCAATGTGCCCGAGGTGGATGTCGAGTTCCTGCGCGTGCGCGAGAAGGACCTGCCCAACTTCTTCAGCCAGTACCAGCGCGGCGGTCGCCGTGGCAGCTGGGAGCTGGACAGTGAATACAGTGACCGGACGCCGCTGTCGCAGCTGGCCGAGCCGGTCTATGTCAACCGTTTCGTGCTGGGCGGCAAGCAGAACGAGCGCGTGCTGACCTACCTGCCGATCCAGGAGGTGAAGGAGCTGCAGCAGCCCGGCCTGTACTTCGCGGTGATGAAGCGCACCGGTAGCTTCGACAATGAATTCGATACCGCATTCTTCACGGTCAGCGACATCGGCCTGCATACCCGCGCCTACAAGGACAAGCTGTTCGTCCACACCGCCTCGTTGGCAGATGGTGCGCCGGCCAAGAAGGTCGAGCTGAAGGTCATCGACGGCAAGGGTGAGGTCATCCTCAAGGGCCAGACCGACGGCAACGGCAATGCCTTGCTCAACTACACGCTGGATGCCGCGCATGTGCTGGTCGCCAGCAGCGGCAGCGACACCACCATGCTGCCGTTCAACCAGCCGGCGCTGGACCTGAGCGAGTTCGCCGTGGCCGGGCGCCAGAACGCCAACTTCGATGTGTTTGCCTGGTCCGGGCGTGATCTGTACCGCCCCGGTGAGACCGTGCGCATCTCCGCGCTGCTGCGCGACAACGACGGCAAGACCCTGGCCGGTCCGGCTACCGGCGGCCAGCCGGTGTTCCTGCGGCTGAAGCAGCCGGACGGCAAGACCTTCCGCGAAACCCGCCTGCAGCCCGGCGAGCAGGGCTATTTCTCGTTCGAGCAGACCATCCCGGCGGAGGCACCGACCGGGCGCTGGACGGTTGAATTCCGCACCGATCCGGCCAGTAAGGAGGCCGTGCAGGGCATGACCCTGCGCATCGAGGAGTTCCTGCCCGAGCGCATGAAGCTGGACCTGGACAGCGCGCAGAAGACGCTGAAGCCGGGCGAGCCGCTGAAGCTGCAGGCCGATGCGGCCTATCTGTACGGCGCACCGGCCGATGGCAACCGCTTCACCGCGCGGCTGGCGGTGGCGGTCGAGCAGCACCCGGTGGAGTCGATGCCGGGCTGGTTCTTCGGCGACCCGACCGTGCAGCTGCCGCGGGAAGCCAATGACGTGATCGATACCACCTTGCCCAAGGACGGCAAGCTGCGCGAAGACGTGGCCCTGCCGGCCGAGGCGGGCAAGGCCACCACCGTGGCCGCGCTGTTGTCGGGCAGTGTCTATGAAACCGGCGGCCGCACCGTCACCCGCACAATGAAGCGGGTGATGTGGCCGGCCCCGGCCCTGGTAGCGGTTCGCCCGCTGTTCAACGACGCCGATGGCGCTGACGCCAATGCCAATGCCCGCTTCGAGTTGATGCGGGTGGATGCCGATGGCAAGCCGCAGCCGGCCAAGGGCTTGAAGATCACCCTGGTACGCGAGCTGCGCGATTACCACTGGACCTACACCGACAACCGCTGGGATTACGACTTCACCCGCCGTTTCGAGAACAAGGAAACCCGCACCGTCGATGCCGGTGCAACCTCCGTCCGCTTCGACTTCCCGGTGGAATGGGGCGAGTACCGGGTGGACGTGTTCGACCCGGCCACTGGCCTGACCATGCGTTATCCGTTCCGCGCCGGCTGGAGCTGGAACGACGACAACCGCGGCCTGGATGCGCGGCCTGACAAGGTCAAGCTGTCGCTGGACAAGACCGCCTATCGCGAAGGCGACACGCTCAAGGTCACGCTGACCCCGCCGCATGCCGGGCGCGGCGTGCTGATGGTGGAAAGCGACCACATGCTGTACGTGCAGGACATCGACGCCAAGCCGGGCAGCACCTTCGAAATCCCGGTGACCAAGGATTGGGAGCGGCATGATGTTTACATCACCGCTTTGGTATTCCGGGGTGGCAGCGCGCCCAGCAAGATCACCCCGGCGCGTGCCGTGGGCGTGGTGCATGTGCCGATGGATCGCCGCGACCGTCGCGTTGCGGTGGGCCTGATCGCACCCAAGCAGATGCGCCCGGAACAACCGATGACGGTGACCGTCAGCGCACCCGAGCTGGCTGGCAAGCCGGCGCACGTCACCGTCTCGGCGGTGGACGTGGGCATCCTCAACATCACCCGTTTCCCGGTGCCGGATGCACCTGCGCATTTCTTCGCGCAGCGGCGCCTGGGCGTGGATGCGTATGACATCTACGGCCGGGTGATCGAGAGCTTTGAGGGCAACAGCGGCAAGCTCAAGTTCGGTGGCGACATGGCATTGGCGGCATTGCCGCAGGCCAAGCGGCCTACCGCGCGCGTGCAGACGGTGGATCTGTTCTCCGGGCCGGTGGCGCTGGATGCCAAGGGCAATGCGCGGGTGCAGCTGCAGGTGCCGGATTTCAACGGCACCCTGCGGGTGTCGGCGATGGTCTATTCGGCCGACCGCTACGGCAACCGCGATGTGGAAACGCTGGTGCGTGCGCCGATCCTGGCCGAAGCCAGCATGCCGCGGGTGATGGCGCCGGGGGACCGCAGCACCATTACCCTGGACGTGCAGAACTTCACCGGCAAACCGGGCGAGTTCAACGTCCGCGTGGATGGCGAAGGCCCGCTGGGCATCGCCGAATCGACCCGGACGGTGCAACTGGCCGGCGACGCCAAGAGCACGCTGAGCTTCCCGCTGACCGCGCAGGAAGGTTATAGCGTGGCCAAGGTGCGGGTACGGGTGGACGGCAACGGCTTCAAGGTCGACCGGCGTTACGACCTGCCGGTACGCGCGGCGTGGCCGTCGGTGCTGCGCTCGCAGACCCGCACGCTTGACCCGTTGGCACCGGTCACCCTGGACAGCAGCTTTGCCAATGGTTTGATGGGCGGCTCGGTCAATGCGCGCATGCTGGTCAGCGCCTTGCCGCCGATTCCGTTCGCCTCGGCGCTGCAGGGGGCATTGAATTACCCCTACGGCTGTGCCGAGCAGACCACCAGCAAGGGCTATGCAGCATTGATGCTGGATGAGGCCACCTCGGCCATGCTTGGCGCCGATGGCCTGGATGCCAAAACCCGTCGTGAGCGCATGGAAGGCGCGTTCGGCCGCTTGGCTTCGATGCAGGTGGCCAATGGCAACTTCTCGATGTGGGGTGATGATGACTACATCAACCCGGCGCTGACCCCGTATATCGCCGAGTTCCTGCTCGATGCCAAGGATGCCGGTTTCGCGGTGCCGGAAAACGTGCTGCAGAAGGCACTGAACCGGATCAGCGAGGATCTGCTCAGCGGCGGCAACCAGTTCTACGGCAGCGATCGTCGTGATGGGCTGAAGTTCGCCAACCAGGCCTATTCGGGCTATGTGCTGGCGCGGGTCAACCGCGCCCCGCTGGGGACGCTGCGCACGCTGTGGGACAACGAGCGCAGCAAGGCGGTGACGGGTCTGTCGCTGGTGCATCTGGGCGCGGCGTTGGCGATCCAGGGCGACAGCAAGCGTGGGCAGGCTGCCATCGCTGCGGGCTTTGCCAAATCCAGCGCGGATCGTCCGGAGTACTTCGGTGACTACGGCACCCGCCTGCGCGATGAGGCCTTGATGATCGCGCTGCTGCACGAGCGTGGTCTATCCAAGCCCGAATACGATGCGCGCGTGATCGACCTGGGGCGCACCCTGGACGTGCGTCGTGGCAGTGGCCTGATGTGGCTGAGCACGCAGGAGCAGGTGGCCTTGGCGCGTCTGGGCAAGGCCTTGATGGCCAACCAGAAGAAGCTGGTGTCCGGCGAGCTGGCGGTAGGCGACAAGGTCGAGAACATCGATGCACGCAAAGCCTTCGGCCGCGTCTTCGATATGGCGCAGTTGGCGCAGGGCGTGCGTTTCTCGCCGCAGGGCGAGGCGCCGATGTTCGCCAGCCTCGATGTGGCCGGTATCCCGCGCCAGGCACCGGCGCCGGACAACAGCGTGATCGGCATCGAGCGCTCCTGGTTCGGCACCGACGGCAAGCCGTGGACGCCGCGGCCGCTGAAGGAAGGCGAGGCACTGATCGTGCGGCTCAGTGTCACCGCCAACTCGAACATGCCCGATGCCTTGTTGACCGACCTGCTGCCGGCCGGCCTGGAGATCGAGAACTTCAATCTCGGCGATGCCAAGCAATGGGCCGATGTGGTGGTCGGTGAGGTCAAGGTCAGCGACCGCTCCAGCGCCGCCGACGTCAAGCATGAAGAGTTCCGTGATGACCGTTATGTGGCGGCGCTGAAGCTGTCACGCGGCAGCACCGCACACGTGTTCTATCTGGTGCGCGCGGTCACCCCGGGTACCTATATGGTGCCGCCGCCGCTGGCCGAGGACATGTACCGTCCCGACATGCGCGGTGTGGGCCGCTCCAACCCGAGCACGATCACGGTGGTGCAGCCTTAG